One window of Arvicola amphibius chromosome 6, mArvAmp1.2, whole genome shotgun sequence genomic DNA carries:
- the Rbm17 gene encoding splicing factor 45, translated as MSLYDDLGVETSDSKTEGWSKNFKLLQSQLQVKKAALTQAKSQRTKQSTVLAPVIDLKRGGSSDDRQIVDTPPHVAAGLKDPVPSGFSAGEVLIPLADEYDPMFPNDYEKVVKRQREERQRQRELERQKEIEEREKRRKDRHEASGFSRRPDPDSDEDEDYERERRKRSMGGAAIAPPTSLVEKDKELPRDFPYEEDSRPRSQSSKAAIPPPVYEEPDRPRSPTGPSNSFLANMGGTVAHKIMQKYGFREGQGLGKHEQGLSTALSVEKTSKRGGKIIVGDATEKGESQDASKKSDSNPLTEILKCPTKVVLLRNMVGAGEVDEDLEVETKEECEKYGKVGKCVIFEIPGAPDDEAVRIFLEFERVESAIKAVVDLNGRYFGGRVVKACFYNLDKFRVLDLAEQV; from the exons AGCCAACGGACAAAACAAAGTACAGTCCTTGCCCCAGTCATTGACCTAAAGCGAGGAGGCTCCTCAGATGACCGGCAGATTGTAGACACGCCACCTCATGTAGCAGCCGGGCTGAAG GACCCTGTTCCCAGTGGGTTCTCTGCGGGGGAAGTTCTGATCCCCTTAGCTGATGAGTATGATCCCATGTTTCCTAATGATTATGAGAAGGTAGTGAAACGCCAGAGAGAAGAGCGCCAGAGGCAGCGGGAGCTGGAACGAcagaaggaaatagaagaaagagaaaa GAGGCGTAAAGATAGGCATGAAGCCAGCGGGTTTTCAAGACGACCAGACCCAGATTCTGATGAAGATGAAGATTATGAGCGAGAGCGGAGGAAAAGAA GTATGGGAGGAGCTGCCATCGCCCCACCTACTTCTCTTGTAGAGAAAGACAAGGAGT TACCCCGAGATTTTCCTTATGAAGAGGACTCCAGACCTCGATCACAGTCTTCCAAAGCTGCTATTCCTCCCCCAGTGTATGAGGAGCCGGATAGACCAAGATCTCCAACTGGTCCCAGCAACTCCTTCCTTGCCAACATGGG tGGCACAGTGGCTCATAAGATCATGCAGAAGTATGGCTTCCGGgaaggccaggggctggggaagcATGAGCAAGGCCTGAGTACTGCATTATCGGTGGAGAAGACCAGCAAGCGGGGCGGCAAGATCATTGTGGGTGATGCGACTGAGAAGGGCGAGTCTCAAG ATGCATCCAAGAAGTCGGATTCAAATCCATTAACTGAAATACTTAAGTGCCCTACTAAAGTGGTCCTGCTGAGG aACATGGTTGGTGCAGGAGAGGTCGATGAAGACTTGGAAGTTGAAACCAAGGAAGAATGTGAAAAATACGGCAAAGTTGGGAAATGTGTGatatttgag ATTCCTGGTGCCCCTGATGATGAAGCAGTACGGATATTTTTAGAATTTGAGAGAGTTGAATCAGCAATTAAAG cTGTTGTGGATCTGAATGGGAGGTATTTTGGTGGACGGGTGGTTAAAGCATGTTTCTACAATTTGGATAAATTCAGGGTCTTGGATCTGGCGGAACAAGTTTGA